The nucleotide window GGTCACTTCGGTAGCCGCAAAACCTGGCATCGACGACAGCAAAACGCGACGCAGCGCGTTGCCGAGTGTGTGGCCATAACCACGCTCAAAGGGCTCCAGCGCCACTTTGGCCCGGTTTGCACCGAGCTGCTCAACACTGATGGACTTGGGTTTCAGCAGACTATTTTGCATGCAGACTTCCTCTCAATACCCCCGACTCGTTACGTCAGTAAGGCTGGTGAAGCACCTTGGCCGCGGTGCCCCGCAGCCAAGGAACGATTTCAATATTTCAAACGGATTTAGCGCGAGTACAACTCGACGATCAACGATTCGTTGATGTCTGCAGCAAACTGGTCACGGTCAGGAACCGACTTGAAAGTGCCTTCGGCCTTTTCAATACTGACTTCAACCCAAGCAGGCATGCCTACTTGTTGCGCCAGTTGCAAAGCTTCAACCACACGGTTTTGCTTCTTGGACTTGTCACGCAATGCAACCACATCACCCGCTTTCACCATGTAAGACGGGATGTTCACGGAATTACCGTTCACGGTGATGGCTTTGTGGGATACCAATTGACGCGCTTCAGCACGCGTGGAACCAAAGCCCATGCGGTACACGACGTTATCCAAGCGGGATTCCAGCAGGGACAGCAGGTTAGCACCGGTGTTGCCTTTGCGGCGATCGGCTTCTTCGAAGTAACGACGGAACTGGCGTTCCAGAACGCCGTACATGCGCTTGACCTTCTGCTTTTCACGCAGTTGCAAACCGTAGTCAGAAGTGCGAGTACCGGAGGTACGACCGTGCTGACCTGGTTTGGAATCAAACTTCGCCTTGTCACCAATAGCGCGACGGGCGCTCTTGAGGAACAGGTCGGTGCCTTCACGGCGAGAGAGTTTGGCCTTGGGGCCGAGATAGCGTGCCACGTGAGCGTCCTTTTATGTCATCTACCGCACGCGAGGTGCGGGAGCCAGTAACTGTCGTCACTGGCGGTGGGCTTGTTAAAGATTAGATACGGCGGCGCTTTTGAGGGCGGCAACCGTTATGCGGCACAGGTGTCACATCAGCGATCATGTTGATGCGGATACCCAGTGCAGCCAAGGCACGAACCGAGGACTCACGACCAGGACCGGGGCCCTTGATCTCTACATCCAGGTTCTTGATACCTTGTTCCAGAGCTGCGCGGCCAGCCACTTCTGATGCTACCTGGGCAGCAAAAGGAGTGGACTTGCGAGAGCCCTTGAAACCCTGACCGCCAGACGAAGCCCAAGACAAAGCATTGCCTTGACGATCCGTAATGGTGATGATGGTGTTATTGAAAGACGCGTGAACGTGTGCAATACCATCCGCAACATTCTTGCGGACTTTCTTGCGCACACGTTGTGCTGCGTTATTGGCTGGAGCTTTTGCCATAGTGGTCTCTTATTTCTTCAGTGACTGGGCGGCCTTACGTGGGCCTTTGCGAGTACGCGCATTGGTACGTGTACGCTGACCACGCATGGGCAAACCACGGCGATGGCGGAATCCACGGTAGCAACCAATGTCCATCAATCGCTTGATGTTCATTGTCGTTTCACGACGCAAATCACCCTCGATTGTAAACTGAGCGATCTGGTCGCGGATTTTTTCCAGATCACCGTCGGTCAAGTCTTTGACCTTCTTGGAATATGCAATGCCGCAAGCTTCGCAAATCTTGCGAGCGCGTGTGCGACCGATACCAAAAATGGCGGTCAGGCCAATTTCAGAATGCTGTTGCGGCGGAATGTTGATGCCAGCGATACGTGCCATTTTCGTCCTCTAAAACTCTTGCAATTAACCCTGACGCTGCTTGTGACGTGGATCTGTACAGATCACACGCACAACGCCCTTGCGACGGATAATTTTGCAGTTGCGGCAAATTTTCTTGACCGAAGCCGAAACCTTCATTTTTCTCTCCTAAAACTCTTCGCCCGTTCCGACTTTGATTCGCGCGGAACCTGCGCTGTTACCTAGTTTTGAACACAACCCGAGTACGGGATCAACCGTACTACGTCATTTCCACTGTTACCTTGTCACCGCGTAACCACCAACTCAAGAAGCTTTGAAATTAGCCTTCTTCAGCAGCGATTCATATTGCTGAGACATCATGTAATTCTGTACCTGTGCCATGAAATCCATGGTCACCACCACAATAATCAGAAGTGAAGTGCCACCGAAATAGAACGGCACGTTGTACTTCAAAATCAAAAACTCTGGCAACAGACACACAAAGGTGATGTAAATCGCACCGGCCAGCGTCAAACGCAACAGGATTTTATCGATGTACTTTGCCGTTTGATCACCAGGGCGAATTCCAGGAATGAATGCGCCGCTCTTCTTCAGGTTGTCTGCAGTCTCACGGCTGTTGAACACCAAGGCCGTATAGAAAAAGCAGAAAAACACAATTGCACTTGCATACAGCATCACATAAACAGGCTGGCCAGGGCTCAGCGTGCTTGCAATATCTTTCAACCAGCGCATGGAGTCGCCAGAACTAAACCAATTCGCTACCGTTGCAGGCAACAGAATAATGGAGGAAGCAAAGATGGGAGGAATCACACCTGCCATGTTCAGCTTCAGTGGCAGGTGGGAAGATTGCCCACCGTACACCTTGTTGCCCACCTGACGGCGCGCATAGTTCACCAAAATCTTGCGTTGACCACGCTCAACGAACACCACGAAGTACGTGACCAGCGCTATCAGGACCACGATCAGCAGCGACACGATAATGCTCATGGCTCCAGTTCTGACCAATTCCAACAGTCCACCAATCGCATTAGGCAAGCCCGCAGCAATACCGCCGAAAATCAGAATCGAGATGCCATTACCGAGTCCACGCTCCGTAATCTGCTCACCCAGCCACATCAAAAACATGGTTCCAGCTGTCAATGTCACAACAGCAGTCATTCGGAAGCCGAAACCAGGAGAGATCACCAAACCTGCCGAGGACTCCAGCGCCAGCGCAATACCCATGGACTGGAACAGCGCAAGACCCAATGTTCCATAACGGGTGTATTGCGTAATCTTGCGGCGTCCGGCTTCACCTTCTTTTTTCAACTGCTCGAACGTCGGAAGGACGTAAGTGAGCAGCTGCATGATGATGGATGCCGAAATGTACGGCATGATCCCCAAGGCAAAGATGGTAAACCGGGACAACGCACCACCGGAGAACATATTGAACAGGCTCAGGATGCCGCCTTGCTGTCCTTTGAACAGCTGCTGCAACTGGGCCGGATCAATACCAGGCACCGGAATGTGCGCACCCACACGGTAAACCACCAGCGCGAGCAACAAGAACATCAAGCGGCGACGCAGGTCACCGAACTTGCCTGTTTTTGCGATTTGAGCTGCGTTAGTTGCCACGGATATCTCTTTCAGTCACCAATTCAGGCAACGCTGCCGCCAGCTGCTTCAATCGCAGCCTTTGCACCAGCAGTAGCACCAATACCGTTCAGCTTGACTGCTTTGGCAATCGCGCCGGTGTTGATAACCTTAACCACCTTGGCCAATTGGCCCACGAGACCAGCTTGCTTGAGCGACAACAGATCGACTTCAGGCAAACCCAGTGCGTCCAATGCGGTCAAGGTGACTTCTGCATTGAATTGCAGCAGGTGTGACTTGAAACCGCGCTTGGGCAAGCGGCGATGCATAGGCATCTGGCCACCTTCGAAGCCTACAGCGGGACCGCCACCGGAACGTGACTTTTGACCTTTGTGGCCACGGCCAGCGGTCTTGCCCAGGCCAGAGCCGATACCACGACCCACGCGACGCTTGGCGTGCTTTGCGCCTTCTGCAGGCTTGATGTTATTAAGTTCCATCATCAACCTCTTAGAGCACTTTGATCAGATAGCTGATCTTGTTGATCATGCCGCGAACAGCGGGCGTGTCTTGCAACTCGCTCACACTGTTGAGCTTGCGCAGACCCAAACCACGCACGGTAGCGCGGTGAGATTCTTTGGTTCCGATTGGGCTACGCACCAATTGAACCTTGACTGTTTGTTGTGTTGTCATAGTGAAGTCTCCGGATTAAGCGAAGATCTCTTCCACGGTCTTGCCGCGCTTGGCTGCAACTTCCGAAGGTGTTGTCGACACGGACAGCGCATGCAGCGTGGCACGCACCATGTTGTAGGGATTGCTCGAACCATGGCTCTTGGCCACGATGTCGGTAATACCTACCACTTCAAAAACTGCACGCATAGGACCACCTGCAATGATGCCGGTACCCTTGGGAGCCGGTGCCATCATGACGCTGGCTGCACCGTGGTGACCCATCACCTTGTGGTGAATGGTGCCGTTTTTCAGGGAAACCTTCAGCATGTTACGACGGGCTTCTTCCATGGCCTTCTGCACAGCAGCCGGCACTTCCTTGGATTTACCCTTGCCCATACCGATGCGACCATCACCATCACCAACCACGGTCAAGGCTGCGAAACCGAGAATACGGCCGCCCTTCACCACTTTGGTAACGCGATTGATCGCGATCATCTTCTCGCGCAGACCGTCCTCAGGACCCTCGGCCTTACCTTGCATTTTTGCTTGAACTTTAGCCATCTTAATTTCCGATCTGCTTAGAACTGCAAGCCAGCTTCACGCGCGGCATCAGCCAGCGCCTTGACACGGCCGTGGTACGCAAAACCTGAACGGTCAAACGCAACTTTTTCTACACCAGCAGCTTTGGCTTTTTCAGCCACGCGCTTGCCAATGATTTGCGCTGCAGCGACGTTGCCGCCTTTGCCGCTAGCACCCAGGGACTTGCGCACATCTGCTTCTGCAGTGGATGCGCTTGCCAGAACCTTGCCACCGTCGCCAGAGATAACGCTGGCATAGATGTGCAGGTTGGTACGGGTCACGGTCAAACGGGCTACACCTTGCGTTGCAATGCGGATACGAGTCTGACGGGCTCTGCGAAGACGCTGCTCTTTTTTGGTCAACATGTTGCAGCTCCTTATTTCTTCTTGGTTTCTTTGATCGTGATCTTCTCGTCCGCATAGCGGATGCCCTTGCCCTTGTAAGGCTCTGGCGGACGAACAGCACGGATCTCAGCAGCAATCTGTCCAACGCGCTGACGGTCAGCACCTTTGATCAGGATTTCTGTAGGAGTGGGCGTCGCCACCGAAATGCCAACAGGCATATCGATGTTGACGGGATGCGAGTAACCGACAGCCAGATTCAGTTTGGCACCGGAAGCCTGGGCTTTGTAACCCACGCCAATCAGGCTCAACTTTTTCTCAAAGCCCTTGGTGACACCAACCACCATGTTGTTCACCAGCTGACGCATGGTGCCAGACATGGCATTGGCTTCGCGGGAATCATTGGCTGGAGCAAAATTCAGGTTGCCAGCGTCGTTGGCGACCTTAACCAGGCTGTTTAGTGTCAGATTCAGCGTACCACCAGTGCCTTTGACACTGATCTGGTCTGCCTTGATCGACACATCAACGCCAGCGGGAATCGCGACGGGGAGTTTACCTACACGGGACATTTTTTATTTCTCCTATGCAGGTTAAGCGACGTAGCACAGCACTTCACCACCGACACCGGTAGCGCGCGCTTTGCGATCAGTCATCACACC belongs to Rhodoferax saidenbachensis and includes:
- the rpsD gene encoding 30S ribosomal protein S4; translated protein: MARYLGPKAKLSRREGTDLFLKSARRAIGDKAKFDSKPGQHGRTSGTRTSDYGLQLREKQKVKRMYGVLERQFRRYFEEADRRKGNTGANLLSLLESRLDNVVYRMGFGSTRAEARQLVSHKAITVNGNSVNIPSYMVKAGDVVALRDKSKKQNRVVEALQLAQQVGMPAWVEVSIEKAEGTFKSVPDRDQFAADINESLIVELYSR
- the rplF gene encoding 50S ribosomal protein L6, whose translation is MSRVGKLPVAIPAGVDVSIKADQISVKGTGGTLNLTLNSLVKVANDAGNLNFAPANDSREANAMSGTMRQLVNNMVVGVTKGFEKKLSLIGVGYKAQASGAKLNLAVGYSHPVNIDMPVGISVATPTPTEILIKGADRQRVGQIAAEIRAVRPPEPYKGKGIRYADEKITIKETKKK
- the rplR gene encoding 50S ribosomal protein L18, encoding MLTKKEQRLRRARQTRIRIATQGVARLTVTRTNLHIYASVISGDGGKVLASASTAEADVRKSLGASGKGGNVAAAQIIGKRVAEKAKAAGVEKVAFDRSGFAYHGRVKALADAAREAGLQF
- the rplO gene encoding 50S ribosomal protein L15; translated protein: MELNNIKPAEGAKHAKRRVGRGIGSGLGKTAGRGHKGQKSRSGGGPAVGFEGGQMPMHRRLPKRGFKSHLLQFNAEVTLTALDALGLPEVDLLSLKQAGLVGQLAKVVKVINTGAIAKAVKLNGIGATAGAKAAIEAAGGSVA
- the rpsE gene encoding 30S ribosomal protein S5 → MAKVQAKMQGKAEGPEDGLREKMIAINRVTKVVKGGRILGFAALTVVGDGDGRIGMGKGKSKEVPAAVQKAMEEARRNMLKVSLKNGTIHHKVMGHHGAASVMMAPAPKGTGIIAGGPMRAVFEVVGITDIVAKSHGSSNPYNMVRATLHALSVSTTPSEVAAKRGKTVEEIFA
- the rpsK gene encoding 30S ribosomal protein S11 — translated: MAKAPANNAAQRVRKKVRKNVADGIAHVHASFNNTIITITDRQGNALSWASSGGQGFKGSRKSTPFAAQVASEVAGRAALEQGIKNLDVEIKGPGPGRESSVRALAALGIRINMIADVTPVPHNGCRPQKRRRI
- the rpmD gene encoding 50S ribosomal protein L30; protein product: MTTQQTVKVQLVRSPIGTKESHRATVRGLGLRKLNSVSELQDTPAVRGMINKISYLIKVL
- the secY gene encoding preprotein translocase subunit SecY codes for the protein MATNAAQIAKTGKFGDLRRRLMFLLLALVVYRVGAHIPVPGIDPAQLQQLFKGQQGGILSLFNMFSGGALSRFTIFALGIMPYISASIIMQLLTYVLPTFEQLKKEGEAGRRKITQYTRYGTLGLALFQSMGIALALESSAGLVISPGFGFRMTAVVTLTAGTMFLMWLGEQITERGLGNGISILIFGGIAAGLPNAIGGLLELVRTGAMSIIVSLLIVVLIALVTYFVVFVERGQRKILVNYARRQVGNKVYGGQSSHLPLKLNMAGVIPPIFASSIILLPATVANWFSSGDSMRWLKDIASTLSPGQPVYVMLYASAIVFFCFFYTALVFNSRETADNLKKSGAFIPGIRPGDQTAKYIDKILLRLTLAGAIYITFVCLLPEFLILKYNVPFYFGGTSLLIIVVVTMDFMAQVQNYMMSQQYESLLKKANFKAS
- the rpmJ gene encoding 50S ribosomal protein L36, which codes for MKVSASVKKICRNCKIIRRKGVVRVICTDPRHKQRQG
- the rpsM gene encoding 30S ribosomal protein S13, which translates into the protein MARIAGINIPPQQHSEIGLTAIFGIGRTRARKICEACGIAYSKKVKDLTDGDLEKIRDQIAQFTIEGDLRRETTMNIKRLMDIGCYRGFRHRRGLPMRGQRTRTNARTRKGPRKAAQSLKK